In Eupeodes corollae chromosome 3, idEupCoro1.1, whole genome shotgun sequence, a single genomic region encodes these proteins:
- the LOC129952537 gene encoding uncharacterized protein LOC129952537, with the protein MFSLNILLSVFFVYSSVTSVTLADEGSDVDGIGISTIVELKILDIQTSFEDFIRDSGLIQVARRSKNGNEALRYTFGTRDYSKDKIVSQGSGWQSFSMPKNIQLRLDYPSRGNGALVTFVEIDVQQSSKNGRAYILSGGTNKREIEIMVEGKATSYLKYSYKVYGIYN; encoded by the exons atgttttctttaaatattcttcTAAGTGTCTTCTTTGTGTATTCATCTGTTACTTCAGTAACATTAGCAGATGAAGGATCTGACGTTGATGGTATTGGCATATCAACGATtgtggaattaaaaattttagatatccAAACTAGCTTTGAAGACTTTATTAGGGATTCGGGATTAATTCAAGTCGCTCGACGAAGTAAAAATGGCAACGAGGCTCTTCGTTACACTTTTGGAACCCGAGATTATTCAA AGGATAAAATAGTTTCTCAAGGATCTGGTTGGCAATCATTTAGTATGCCAAAAAATATTCAGCTTCGTTTGGATTATCCATCGAGAGGAAATGGTGCGCTTGTAACATTTGTAGAAATCGATGTCCAACAAAGTTCTAAAAATGGTAGAGCTTATATTTTATCAGGCGGAACTAATAAGCGTGAAATTGAAATTATGGTAGAAGGTAAAGCAacttcttatttaaaatattcttacaaAGTTTAtggaatttataattaa